In a single window of the Mustelus asterias chromosome 3, sMusAst1.hap1.1, whole genome shotgun sequence genome:
- the LOC144483002 gene encoding P2Y purinoceptor 14-like → MADPTQRIEIVTNTNSPGNTTCQLSSDGLAIFTIIAYSLIFVIGIILNSLAFWVYFCHVPNSNSITIYLKNLVAADLMLVLSLPIRIGAEKTLGFTIMRKIYCNYTTCIFYLNMYSSILFLGYIAAIRYLKIVKPFKIHSFQTLKSARIVSIGTWCVLLSFGTSYAVLTGKKPLQNSTKETCLEFRSGSGVHWHVTLHAGGTFLFLCVLIGLCFFYFQTAKRLDKSPSPNSLRKQAKAKNNILILLAVFVVCFVPYHIMRLPHILSQIDVITGCFWKKTLFHLKELANVLATLNACLDPVIYFLFCKAFRSKLGLDKNLMGNDSHNDQSVHTNPSQLVLDDRKAS, encoded by the coding sequence ATGGCTGATCCAACGCAACGTATCGAGATTGTTACAAACACAAACTCCCCCGGCAACACCACTTGCCAGCTTTCCTCTGATGGCTTGGCTATTTTTACCATTATTGCCTACTCGTTAATATTTGTCATTGGAATCATTCTCAACAGCCTGGCTTTCTGGGTGTACTTCTGTCATGTCCCCAACAGCAACAGCATCACCATCTACTTAAAGAACCTGGTCGCAGCCGATTTAATGCTGGTCCTCTCACTGCCGATAAGAATTGGCGCAGAGAAAACACTGGGCTTCACAATAATGAGAAAAATCTACTGCAATTACACAACATGCATCTTCTATTTGAACATGTATTCAAGCATTCTCTTCCTGGGATACATTGCGGCCATCAGATACCTGAAAATCGTCAAACCGTTCAAAATACATTCATTTCAAACTCTCAAGTCTGCGAGAATTGTCTCCATCGGAACCTGGTGTGTTCTTCTCAGCTTTGGAACTTCATATGCGGTTCTGACAGGAAAAAAGCCGCTCCAAAATAGCACAAAAGAAACATGCTTAGAATTTAGAAGTGGTTCAGGTGTTCACTGGCACGTAACCCTCCACGCTGGTGGCACATTTCTGTTTCTCTGCGTGTTGATAGGGCTTTGCTTCTTTTACTTTCAAACTGCAAAACGTCTTGACAAATCCCCATCTCCGAACTCCCTCAGAAAACAAGCCAAGGCAAAGAACAACATTCTAATCCTCCTTGCTGTCTTTGTGGTGTGTTTTGTTCCCTACCACATCATGAGGCTTCCTCACATTTTAAGCCAGATTGATGTCATCACTGGGTGCTTTTGGAAAAAGACTCTCTTCCACTTGAAAGAATTGGCGAATGTGCTGGCAACGCTTAACGCCTGCTTAGATCCAGTGATCTACTTTCTGTTTTGCAAGGCATTTCGGTCAAAGTTAGGCCTGGACAAAAACTTAATGGGCAATGACTCACACAACGATCAGTCCGTCCATACGAACCCTTCACAACTTGTGCTGGATGACAGGAAGGCCAGTTAA